One segment of Brassica napus cultivar Da-Ae chromosome C3, Da-Ae, whole genome shotgun sequence DNA contains the following:
- the LOC106434032 gene encoding uncharacterized protein LOC106434032, with translation MSKIANLDFSALKSNGDNYLEWALDAKIMLRSKDLGDTITKDNNSSDKDKYRAIYMIRHHLQENLKTQYMTMENPYDLWIALQRRYDHQKTVLLPKAQYDWKHIRFLDYKSVDEYNSVLFRIVSLLRLCGEKVTEEEMLNKTLSTFPQTNMVLQQQYRERNFATYTELIECLLLAEANNELLLKNSEMRPPGTAPLPDISKLAIEPKKESNLVQHNDHPGPNRGRSQGRGRGSFKAHGRGRGRGTTPGFSRGRGRGRSVSFKPQIKADRCHRCGMGNHWAKNCRTPKHLCELYMESLKRNPEANMVRDPGYDGDDDDDDLEDVQDHQHESDKVDHMEFESSDILK, from the coding sequence atGTCAAAGATTGCGAATCTTGATTTCAGTGCTTTGAAAAGCAATGGTGACAACTACCTGGAATGGGCGCTTGATGCAAAGATCATGCTGCGATCAAAAGATCTTGGTGACACAATCACCAAAGACAACAATTCCAGTGACAAAGACAAGTATAGAGCTATCTACATGATACGCCACCATCTCCAAGAGAACTTGAAAACTCAGTACATGACCATGGAAAATCCATATGACCTTTGGATCGCTTTACAGCGAAGATATgaccaccagaaaacggtgttgcttccaaaggctcaATATGATTGGAAACACATAAGGTTCTTGGACTACAAATCAGTAGACGAGTACAACTCAGTCCTGTTCAGAATTGTGTCCTTGTTAAGGTTATGTGGTGAAAAAGTAACCGAGGAAGAGATGCTTAATAAAACTCTCTCCACGTTTCCTCAAACCAACATGGTATTGCAACAGCAGTACAGAGAGAGGAATTTCGCCACATATACTGAGTTGATAGAATGTCTCTTGTTGGCTGAAGCTAACAACGAACTGTTATTgaaaaacagtgagatgagacctcctGGTACAGCTCCATTACCCGACATCTCTAAGCTGGCTATAGAGCCAAAGAAAGAGAGTAACCTTGTCCAACACAATGACCATCCCGGTCCAAACCGTGGAAGAAGTCAAGGACGAGGTCGTGGTTCTTTTAAAGCACACGGGCGAGGACGTGGTCGCGGTACCACACCCGGCTTTAGCCGTGGTCGTGGCCGAGGCCGTAGTGTGTCTTTTAAACCACAGATCAAAGCTGATCGATGCCACAGATGTGGTATGGGTAATCATTGGGCAAAGAATTGCCGAACTCCTAAGCATTTGTGTGAGCTTTACATGGAGAGCTTAAAAAGAAACCCGGAAGCTAACATGGTTCGAGACCCGGGatatgatggtgatgatgatgatgatgacttggAAGACGTCCAGGATCACCAGCACGAGTCAGACAAAGTTGATCACATGGAGTTTGAAAGTTCAGACATACTAAAATAA
- the LOC106434040 gene encoding uncharacterized protein LOC106434040 encodes MQPPHDQMEVCSTVTTKKLSSLAKLILFTIQKVSDASRHKLLTTLDPHLLAKHGKTLRKSLNDVVSTSHSRITCRPSDHDDVRSSFISPVPIQLHYEFSCSSTPPRRSYAPTTTGYHVSIGRRKPLINKRQRHAYIRYNTLPKVRHVAAAVFPDVASSTGTMDSCHVDRAAEEFIQRFHRQLRLQRWMMAQEV; translated from the coding sequence ATGCAACCACCACACGACCAGATGGAGGTATGTTCAACAGTCACGACCAAGAAGCTCTCAAGCCTCGCGAAACTAATCCTCTTCACAATCCAGAAGGTCTCAGACGCCTCACGTCACAAACTCCTCACTACGCTCGATCCACACCTACTCGCAAAACACGGCAAGACCCTACGCAAGTCTCTGAACGACGTCGTATCAACTTCCCACTCCCGCATCACGTGCCGTCCTTCCGACCACGACGACGTACGATCCTCCTTCATCTCGCCTGTCCCCATCCAGCTCCACTACGAGTTCAGCTGCAGCAGCACCCCACCGAGACGTTCCTACGCCCCAACCACCACCGGCTACCACGTCAGCATCGGACGACGCAAACCGCTTATCAACAAACGCCAACGCCACGCGTATATAAGGTACAACACGCTCCCTAAGGTCCGACACGTGGCGGCGGCCGTGTTTCCTGACGTAGCTAGCAGCACGGGAACCATGGATAGCTGCCACGTGGACAGAGCCGCCGAGGAGTTTATACAGAGGTTCCATAGACAGCTGAGGTTGCAGAGGTGGATGATGGCTCAGGAGGTTTAA